In the genome of Rhodothermales bacterium, one region contains:
- a CDS encoding response regulator, whose translation MAGPSRILWADDEIDLLKPHILFLESKGYEVTSVTNGLDAIEKMRERPFDVVLLDEQMPGRGGLDALDEIKAIAPNVPVVMVTKSEEERIMEEALGGKISDYLTKPVNPSQVLLTCKRLLDHARLQTERASQSYLQSFGEITAALAGDLDHEEWVELYEKLLRYDLELGSDEGVRQVLEDQYAESNRVFSSWIESVYPDWIGNKNLAAGKDRPVLSHEIVPTFVLPRMTGKRPVIFFVIDCMRYDQWLEFERLLSPLFSMEKKFHYGILPTATPFSRNAIFSGLLPVDLAAKYPRIWADGEDDEHSRNRNEEEFLVDQLKRRHRTDRVSYRKVISSQDGREFLTSVHDLLQSDLSAVVVNFVDILAHSRSDSDVLKELAPDERAYRALTRTWFEHSWLFQAFQQLAEEDCTIVITTDHGIVRSLKPTKAIGDRETSTALRYKYGRNLKCDGRHAIFVKDPETYGLPRENAQTNYIIAKENYYFVYPTNYNYYVNKYKDTMQHGGVSLEEMLLPVITLRPKS comes from the coding sequence ATGGCCGGTCCTTCACGAATCCTCTGGGCGGATGACGAAATCGATCTCCTCAAGCCCCACATCCTCTTCCTGGAATCCAAGGGATACGAGGTCACGAGCGTAACCAACGGGCTGGATGCCATCGAGAAGATGCGCGAGCGCCCCTTCGACGTCGTCCTGTTGGACGAGCAGATGCCGGGCCGCGGCGGGCTCGATGCACTCGATGAAATCAAGGCGATCGCCCCGAACGTGCCGGTCGTGATGGTGACCAAAAGCGAGGAGGAGCGGATAATGGAGGAGGCCCTCGGGGGCAAGATTTCGGACTACCTCACGAAGCCCGTGAACCCGTCGCAGGTACTCCTGACGTGCAAGCGGCTGCTGGATCATGCCCGTCTGCAGACGGAGCGCGCATCGCAGTCCTATCTGCAGTCGTTCGGCGAAATCACGGCCGCGCTCGCGGGCGATCTGGACCACGAGGAGTGGGTGGAGCTGTACGAGAAGCTGCTGCGGTACGATCTGGAGTTGGGCTCCGATGAGGGGGTCCGGCAGGTGCTGGAAGACCAGTATGCCGAGTCCAACCGCGTTTTTTCCAGTTGGATAGAGTCCGTTTACCCGGACTGGATTGGCAACAAGAACCTGGCCGCCGGAAAAGATCGGCCCGTCCTGTCCCACGAAATCGTACCCACATTCGTGCTGCCCCGCATGACGGGTAAACGGCCGGTCATTTTCTTCGTGATCGACTGTATGCGCTACGATCAGTGGCTGGAGTTCGAGCGGTTGCTGTCACCACTCTTCTCAATGGAGAAAAAATTCCATTACGGCATCCTGCCGACGGCCACTCCGTTCTCGCGGAATGCCATCTTCTCGGGGTTGTTGCCGGTGGATCTGGCTGCGAAATACCCCCGGATCTGGGCCGACGGCGAGGACGATGAGCACAGTCGCAACCGGAACGAGGAGGAGTTCCTGGTCGATCAGTTGAAGCGACGCCACCGTACGGACCGGGTGTCCTACCGGAAGGTGATTTCCTCGCAGGACGGGCGTGAATTCCTGACGTCCGTGCATGATCTGCTGCAGAGCGATCTCAGCGCGGTGGTCGTCAATTTCGTGGACATCCTGGCCCACAGCCGCTCCGATTCGGACGTGCTGAAGGAACTGGCCCCCGACGAACGGGCCTACCGGGCGCTTACGCGCACGTGGTTCGAGCACTCCTGGCTGTTCCAGGCCTTCCAGCAACTGGCCGAGGAGGACTGCACCATTGTCATCACGACCGACCACGGCATTGTCCGCAGCCTGAAACCGACCAAGGCCATCGGGGACCGCGAAACGTCCACGGCGCTCCGCTACAAGTATGGCCGCAATCTGAAATGCGACGGGCGCCACGCCATTTTCGTGAAAGACCCCGAGACGTACGGGCTGCCCCGGGAAAATGCGCAGACGAACTACATCATCGCGAAGGAAAACTACTATTTCGTATACCCTACGAATTACAATTACTACGTCAACAAGTACAAGGACACCATGCAGCACGGCGGGGTATCGCTCGAGGAGATGTTGCTGCCGGTGATCACGCTCCGACCCAAGTCTTGA
- a CDS encoding MFS transporter, giving the protein MSNSNDLLRRDRSHPNLILFALWLMVFSASSQVIIIAPILPRIGEALNIAESLQGWLITSYAVALSVFALIVGPISDKVGRRKVLIAGCASMAVALWLHAVADSFFSLLVVRAAAGAAGGMLSGAAVSYVGDYFPYNKRGWANGWVMSGVAFGQIIGIPVGTVLADQFGFRAAFLMFAGSMTLTTLLIWGFVPQPDVERDTGRLTLAKAIATYRELLSRRVVVSASATYFLMFFSIGLYVIYLPTWLEQTLEVSGTAIASLFFVGGVATVIAGPAAGKLSDRIGRKPLIVGSCLGLAVAMILTTYVITSMWVAYILFGGTMIMIAMRMSPLQSLMTALVEDRRRGALLSLAVSIGQVGIGIGGAVAGMAYTRYGYISNTMVGAVSILGMAWLVQRALPEPKEDDFKPKGEAADPEGAEPAAARVV; this is encoded by the coding sequence ATGTCCAATTCCAATGACCTCCTGAGGCGCGACCGGTCTCATCCCAATCTCATCCTGTTCGCGTTGTGGCTGATGGTCTTCTCAGCCAGCAGCCAGGTCATCATCATCGCGCCCATCCTGCCCCGCATCGGGGAAGCGCTGAACATTGCGGAATCCCTCCAGGGCTGGCTCATCACCTCCTATGCCGTTGCGCTGAGTGTTTTCGCGCTCATCGTGGGGCCCATATCGGACAAGGTGGGGCGCCGGAAAGTCCTGATTGCCGGGTGTGCCTCCATGGCCGTGGCCCTCTGGCTGCATGCCGTGGCCGACAGTTTCTTTTCCCTCCTGGTCGTGCGCGCAGCCGCGGGTGCCGCCGGCGGCATGTTGAGCGGTGCGGCGGTTTCGTATGTCGGGGATTACTTCCCCTACAACAAGCGGGGCTGGGCCAACGGATGGGTCATGAGCGGCGTCGCGTTCGGGCAGATCATCGGGATTCCGGTGGGTACCGTCCTCGCGGACCAATTCGGATTCCGGGCGGCGTTCCTGATGTTCGCGGGCAGCATGACGTTGACCACGTTGCTTATATGGGGTTTCGTACCCCAACCGGATGTGGAGCGGGACACCGGGCGATTGACGCTGGCCAAGGCCATTGCCACGTACCGGGAATTGCTGTCCCGGAGGGTAGTCGTATCGGCCTCGGCGACGTACTTCCTGATGTTTTTCTCCATCGGTCTTTACGTGATCTATCTGCCCACCTGGCTTGAGCAGACGCTGGAAGTGTCCGGAACCGCCATTGCCTCGTTGTTCTTCGTGGGTGGCGTTGCGACCGTTATTGCTGGCCCGGCTGCCGGCAAGCTTTCGGACCGGATTGGTCGCAAGCCCCTGATTGTCGGCTCCTGTCTGGGATTGGCCGTGGCCATGATCCTGACCACGTACGTCATCACCTCCATGTGGGTGGCGTACATCCTGTTCGGCGGGACCATGATCATGATTGCCATGCGCATGAGCCCATTGCAGAGCCTGATGACGGCGCTCGTGGAAGACCGGCGCAGGGGGGCCCTGCTCAGTCTGGCGGTCTCCATTGGCCAGGTCGGGATCGGAATCGGCGGGGCGGTTGCCGGGATGGCGTACACCCGGTACGGCTACATCAGCAACACCATGGTCGGTGCGGTATCCATCCTGGGCATGGCGTGGCTGGTCCAGCGTGCGCTGCCGGAGCCGAAGGAAGACGATTTCAAGCCCAAAGGCGAAGCGGCCGATCCGGAAGGTGCCGAACCGGCCGCTGCCCGGGTAGTCTGA
- a CDS encoding ferritin — translation MKDRILAAVNDQIQAEFQSAWYYLAMSARFEEIKMPGAASWMRMQWEEETAHAMKLFDHLVRRGASPKLSALDEPKVIFTTPMEAFEKVLKHEQHVTKLIHDLYEVAVDERDYALQTLLHWFIDEQVEEEEAAEAIIDSLRLAGDSGQGLLMIDRELGSRSPGASEA, via the coding sequence ATGAAAGACCGCATACTTGCCGCCGTAAACGATCAGATCCAGGCCGAATTCCAGTCCGCCTGGTACTACCTGGCCATGTCGGCCCGCTTCGAGGAGATCAAGATGCCCGGAGCCGCGTCGTGGATGCGCATGCAGTGGGAAGAAGAGACGGCGCACGCCATGAAGCTGTTCGACCACCTGGTCCGGCGCGGCGCATCGCCGAAGCTGTCGGCCCTCGACGAGCCGAAGGTCATCTTTACGACGCCCATGGAGGCCTTCGAGAAGGTGCTCAAGCACGAGCAGCACGTCACGAAACTCATCCATGACCTGTACGAAGTGGCCGTGGACGAGCGCGACTACGCCCTGCAGACACTCCTGCACTGGTTCATCGACGAGCAGGTGGAAGAGGAGGAGGCCGCCGAGGCCATCATTGACAGCCTCCGCCTGGCCGGCGATTCCGGACAGGGTTTGCTCATGATTGACCGCGAGCTCGGATCCCGCTCGCCCGGCGCATCGGAAGCCTGA
- a CDS encoding efflux transporter outer membrane subunit, producing MDCNPGKRIRAGLVFSGMIFLGGCAAMPSLTPTAEPPPSLPEAFDAPSGTLQGEAAGIAANSEAERASVRWWDALGDEGLSAVVDSALAANLDLRMAAERVLEVQNQFRMARSARLPGVQGSVEGGRQNTPTNTGATGRFSESIPGFPDRFDVTNWSASLGLAWELDVWGRVRASSEAAKAQWVATLADAEAVRMGVISEAIGTWARLRDLDAQNALADSQLGLLEERAGLTRSRYERGLITSFEYYAVQQALDDARAARPALRTAKYDAASRLGLLMGGAGAPDWAEGLTAEATPTAESALALPAVLPSELLLRRPDLLASAARLEAARQQVGVARADQFPRFSLTASAGTQSSELADLVQTSQRFWLFGGSLTGPVFQSGARRAAARAAWNRYEQAALAHEKAVLTAFREVSVALRTLEAEHERLDAALAAAGNARASHELQLDRYVRGVGPYVALLDAHLNKVRAEAALSAARRDVLLARLTLHRALGGAWTVTSQQEAS from the coding sequence ATGGATTGCAACCCAGGTAAACGGATAAGAGCGGGGCTTGTGTTTTCCGGGATGATTTTTCTCGGGGGATGCGCGGCGATGCCCTCGCTCACGCCCACCGCCGAGCCACCCCCATCACTGCCCGAGGCTTTCGATGCGCCGAGCGGCACCCTACAAGGTGAGGCTGCAGGTATTGCCGCCAATTCGGAGGCTGAACGGGCCTCTGTCCGCTGGTGGGATGCGCTCGGCGATGAGGGTCTCTCGGCCGTTGTCGACTCGGCCTTGGCCGCCAACCTGGATCTCCGGATGGCCGCCGAACGCGTGCTCGAAGTCCAGAACCAGTTCCGCATGGCCCGGTCGGCCCGGCTGCCCGGTGTGCAGGGCAGTGTGGAGGGAGGGCGCCAGAACACGCCCACCAATACGGGGGCCACGGGACGCTTCTCCGAATCCATTCCGGGTTTTCCGGACCGCTTCGACGTGACCAACTGGTCGGCATCGCTCGGCCTGGCGTGGGAGCTGGACGTATGGGGCCGGGTACGGGCTTCGAGCGAGGCCGCCAAGGCCCAGTGGGTCGCGACGCTGGCAGACGCCGAGGCCGTCCGGATGGGCGTGATATCGGAAGCCATCGGGACGTGGGCGCGCCTCCGGGATCTGGATGCGCAGAATGCCCTGGCTGACAGCCAGTTGGGACTGCTCGAGGAGCGGGCCGGGCTGACGCGCTCGCGCTACGAGCGCGGGCTTATTACCAGTTTCGAGTACTACGCCGTGCAACAGGCCCTGGATGACGCGCGCGCAGCCCGGCCCGCCCTGCGGACCGCCAAGTACGACGCGGCGTCCCGGTTGGGGCTGCTGATGGGTGGCGCTGGAGCGCCGGACTGGGCGGAGGGCCTGACGGCCGAAGCCACGCCCACCGCCGAGTCCGCTCTGGCCCTGCCCGCAGTGCTCCCGTCGGAGCTGCTACTCCGCCGGCCCGACCTCCTGGCGTCGGCGGCGCGGCTGGAAGCGGCCCGTCAACAGGTAGGGGTGGCCCGCGCCGACCAATTCCCACGCTTTTCCCTGACGGCCTCCGCCGGTACGCAGAGCAGTGAACTGGCGGACCTGGTGCAGACGTCGCAGCGGTTCTGGCTGTTCGGTGGATCGCTCACCGGACCGGTATTCCAGAGCGGCGCACGTCGCGCGGCCGCCCGGGCCGCATGGAACCGGTACGAACAGGCCGCGCTGGCCCATGAGAAAGCCGTTTTGACGGCCTTCCGCGAGGTATCGGTGGCGCTGCGGACCCTGGAAGCCGAGCACGAGCGGCTGGACGCCGCCCTGGCTGCGGCCGGGAATGCGCGCGCATCCCACGAACTCCAACTGGACCGCTATGTGCGCGGGGTGGGTCCGTATGTGGCCCTCCTCGACGCGCATCTGAACAAAGTCCGGGCCGAAGCGGCCCTCTCGGCAGCCCGCCGCGACGTGCTTCTGGCCCGGCTCACCCTGCATCGCGCCCTGGGCGGCGCCTGGACCGTAACATCCCAACAGGAAGCATCATGA
- a CDS encoding Mur ligase family protein produces the protein MNPRAATGTDRLLALPRFATDGSVALKPGFDRIAALLDALGHPERTFRTVLVAGTNGKGSVAAMLSALLTASGHRAGLHTSPHLRHITERMRVDGRAAPAEWLDAMAERHAEDLDRISPSFFEATVAFSLAWFAHEGVDVAVVEVGLGGRLDATNILDAEASAIVSIGFDHMDLLGHTLPDIAREKAGIAKPGRPLIVGAMPAEALRAIEDVARTIGADVIHAPGVALPDDVIVDLPGAHQRGNARVALALMQALDPHAPAVREGLASVRALSGLRARLEVLSERPRFVVDIGHNPEAIATALAGLAAMDGPHAYTVVIGMLGDKDAAGVGRVLAEFGVDAVWTVPTQGSRGRSAEALASDLALRAEPLPSVAHAVQRARREGRNALFIGSHDVAAAALDAVLDE, from the coding sequence ATGAACCCCCGCGCTGCGACCGGAACAGACCGTCTGCTGGCACTGCCCAGATTCGCCACGGACGGCAGCGTGGCGCTCAAGCCGGGATTCGACCGGATAGCCGCCCTGCTCGACGCCCTCGGCCACCCGGAGCGGACGTTCCGCACCGTGCTGGTTGCCGGCACGAACGGCAAGGGTTCGGTCGCGGCCATGCTGAGTGCGCTCCTGACGGCATCGGGCCACCGTGCCGGATTGCACACGTCGCCGCACTTGCGGCACATTACCGAACGGATGCGGGTGGACGGCCGTGCGGCCCCTGCGGAATGGCTTGACGCCATGGCCGAGCGGCACGCGGAGGACCTGGACCGGATTTCCCCGAGCTTTTTCGAGGCCACCGTCGCGTTTTCCCTCGCCTGGTTTGCGCACGAAGGGGTGGATGTAGCCGTGGTGGAAGTCGGGCTCGGCGGCCGGCTCGATGCCACCAACATCCTGGACGCCGAGGCTTCGGCCATCGTGAGCATCGGGTTCGACCACATGGACCTCCTGGGGCACACGCTCCCGGATATTGCGCGCGAAAAAGCCGGCATCGCGAAGCCCGGACGCCCGCTGATCGTGGGCGCAATGCCCGCCGAAGCCCTCCGTGCCATCGAAGATGTGGCCCGCACCATCGGAGCTGACGTCATCCATGCGCCGGGCGTGGCCCTTCCGGACGATGTGATCGTGGACCTGCCCGGTGCCCACCAACGCGGCAATGCCCGCGTTGCGCTCGCGCTCATGCAAGCCCTGGACCCGCACGCGCCGGCGGTCCGCGAGGGATTGGCCTCCGTCCGCGCATTGTCCGGCCTGCGCGCCCGGCTGGAAGTCCTGTCCGAACGGCCCCGATTCGTGGTGGACATCGGACACAATCCGGAGGCCATTGCCACCGCGTTGGCAGGTTTGGCAGCCATGGACGGCCCGCACGCGTACACGGTCGTCATCGGCATGTTGGGCGACAAGGACGCTGCCGGCGTGGGTCGCGTCCTGGCAGAATTCGGTGTCGACGCGGTCTGGACGGTGCCGACCCAAGGAAGCCGAGGACGGAGTGCAGAGGCACTGGCATCGGATTTGGCACTGCGGGCAGAACCGCTCCCATCGGTAGCCCACGCGGTTCAGCGCGCACGCAGGGAGGGCCGGAATGCGCTGTTCATCGGATCGCATGACGTTGCAGCCGCGGCCCTCGATGCTGTTCTGGACGAGTAA
- the tsaE gene encoding tRNA (adenosine(37)-N6)-threonylcarbamoyltransferase complex ATPase subunit type 1 TsaE, with product MNALPFPTRTRSAASDSASDTRALGAAFAVLLEPGDVVALEGDLGAGKTQFVAGVVEGLGGDAGDVSSPTFTIAHEYEARIPVYHIDLYRLEDEADARRAGLEDYFLGDGICLVEWPERARGLLPEGTHVVRIAHASGDHRTLTWLEDGADPDAP from the coding sequence GTGAATGCCCTGCCCTTCCCCACCCGGACCCGTTCGGCCGCGTCCGACTCCGCCTCCGACACGCGGGCGCTCGGCGCCGCGTTCGCAGTGCTCCTGGAGCCCGGTGATGTGGTTGCGCTCGAGGGGGACCTGGGCGCCGGGAAGACCCAGTTCGTGGCGGGCGTGGTGGAGGGGCTCGGCGGTGACGCTGGCGATGTGTCCAGTCCGACCTTCACGATCGCTCACGAGTACGAAGCTCGTATTCCGGTGTACCACATTGATTTGTACCGACTGGAAGACGAGGCCGATGCCCGTCGTGCCGGTCTGGAGGATTATTTCCTGGGCGACGGAATCTGTCTGGTGGAGTGGCCGGAGCGCGCCCGGGGCCTGCTCCCCGAAGGGACGCATGTCGTGCGGATAGCCCACGCCAGCGGCGACCATCGCACGCTGACCTGGCTGGAGGACGGGGCGGACCCGGACGCGCCATGA
- the rho gene encoding transcription termination factor Rho: protein MNIAELQDKKLPELKDIAKKMNLGGMSNLRKQDLIYAILEARAEKLAGRAKRSDEDQEAQPRDSESLPKSQREKSSRPDKESRPKRGRGSKEADAKSQDSGSEKSRDDSRDSSRSDSRSDSRDEKRGRGRRRGDKDSSSSSATSGNEDRGRSDDARSQGDDRGGSQDRNDSNQNQSQRQSQGDSQNQNQGSQGSSDQNDRRGRGRGRGRGRGRDNRNDNRGGNDTRNESRGRDDNRGSANDNRGGNDNRSSRRDDSGSGGGNRDRDRNDNRGNQRDDDRRNRGRNRGRDRDRDQGGRNRESREERHQRVYAEAPPYMQEYDPSEVDLAAMINKIGVLEILPDGYGFMRSAEYNYLPSPDDIYVSPSQIKKFSLRMGDTVDGEVRPPKEGERYFALIQVNNINGRVPGELDERPSFDYLTPYYPEEQLNLETLPGEYTTRIMDLFSPIGKGQRALIVAQPKTGKTIILQKIANAITTNHPECVLIILLVDERPEEVTDMRRHVDAEVIASTFDQEPERHIEVAEIVLNKAKRLVEAGKDVVILLDSITRLARAANACAPNTGKTMSGGMEAGALRGPKRFFGAARNIEEGGSLTIIGTALIDTGSRMDEVIFEEFKGTGNSEIVLDRELANRRIFPAIHVVKSGTRREELLIPEAKLQRIWILRKMLADMAPVDAMSWLLDKMRGTKKNDEFLVVMNS from the coding sequence ATGAATATTGCCGAGTTGCAGGACAAGAAGCTTCCTGAGCTGAAGGATATTGCCAAGAAAATGAACCTTGGCGGCATGTCCAACCTGCGCAAACAGGACCTGATTTACGCCATTCTCGAAGCCCGCGCCGAAAAACTGGCCGGACGCGCCAAGCGCAGCGACGAAGACCAGGAAGCCCAGCCCCGCGACAGCGAGTCGCTTCCGAAGAGCCAGCGCGAAAAGTCCTCCCGCCCCGACAAGGAGTCCCGGCCCAAGCGGGGCCGCGGATCGAAAGAGGCCGATGCCAAGTCGCAGGATTCGGGGTCTGAAAAATCCCGTGACGACTCCCGCGACAGCTCCCGCAGTGATTCCCGCAGTGATTCCCGCGACGAAAAGCGCGGCCGGGGACGCCGCCGGGGAGACAAGGACTCCTCCTCTTCTTCTGCCACTTCCGGAAATGAAGACCGGGGCCGCAGCGACGACGCACGCAGTCAAGGCGACGACCGGGGCGGAAGCCAGGACCGGAACGATTCGAACCAGAACCAGAGTCAGCGCCAGAGTCAGGGCGACAGCCAGAATCAAAACCAGGGTTCTCAGGGCTCGTCCGACCAGAATGACCGGCGTGGCCGGGGCCGGGGGCGTGGACGCGGTCGCGGACGCGACAACCGCAACGACAACCGTGGTGGAAACGATACCCGCAATGAGAGCCGCGGCCGGGATGACAACCGCGGCAGCGCCAACGACAACCGTGGTGGAAACGACAACCGCAGCAGCCGTCGCGACGACTCGGGCAGTGGCGGCGGAAACCGCGACCGTGACCGCAACGACAATCGCGGCAACCAGCGCGACGATGATCGCCGGAACCGGGGTCGCAACCGCGGCCGTGACCGTGACCGCGACCAGGGTGGCCGCAACCGCGAGAGCCGGGAGGAACGGCATCAGCGCGTTTACGCCGAGGCCCCGCCCTACATGCAGGAATACGACCCGAGCGAGGTCGACCTGGCCGCCATGATCAACAAGATCGGCGTCCTGGAAATCCTGCCCGACGGATACGGCTTCATGCGCAGCGCCGAGTACAACTACCTGCCCAGCCCGGACGATATCTACGTGTCGCCCTCGCAGATCAAGAAATTCTCGCTCCGGATGGGCGATACGGTGGACGGCGAAGTCCGCCCGCCCAAGGAAGGCGAGCGGTATTTCGCACTCATCCAGGTCAACAACATCAACGGCCGCGTGCCGGGTGAACTGGACGAGCGCCCGAGCTTCGACTACCTCACGCCGTACTATCCGGAAGAGCAGTTGAACCTCGAAACGTTGCCGGGTGAGTACACCACGCGCATCATGGACCTCTTCTCGCCCATCGGAAAGGGCCAGCGTGCCCTCATCGTGGCGCAGCCCAAGACGGGCAAGACCATCATCCTGCAGAAGATTGCCAACGCCATCACGACGAATCATCCGGAATGTGTGCTCATCATCCTCTTGGTGGACGAGCGGCCGGAGGAAGTGACGGACATGCGCCGGCACGTGGACGCCGAGGTCATCGCATCGACCTTCGACCAGGAACCGGAACGGCACATTGAAGTGGCCGAAATCGTGCTCAACAAGGCCAAGCGTCTGGTTGAGGCCGGCAAGGACGTGGTCATCCTGCTCGACTCCATCACCCGTCTGGCGCGTGCGGCCAACGCCTGCGCGCCCAACACCGGCAAGACCATGTCGGGCGGTATGGAAGCGGGCGCCCTGCGCGGACCGAAGCGGTTCTTCGGCGCCGCCCGGAATATTGAAGAGGGCGGATCGCTGACCATCATCGGCACAGCCCTCATCGATACCGGAAGCCGTATGGACGAGGTCATCTTCGAGGAATTCAAGGGCACCGGCAACTCGGAAATCGTGCTGGACCGCGAACTGGCCAACCGACGCATTTTCCCGGCCATCCATGTGGTCAAGTCGGGCACACGCCGCGAAGAACTGCTCATACCGGAAGCCAAGCTGCAGCGGATCTGGATTCTCCGGAAGATGCTTGCGGACATGGCGCCGGTCGATGCCATGAGCTGGCTGCTCGACAAGATGCGCGGCACGAAGAAGAACGACGAGTTCCTCGTGGTAATGAATTCCTAG
- a CDS encoding TetR family transcriptional regulator, whose product MGNETTQAEQAIFDAALTEFAARGKDGARMQDIADRAGMNKAMLHYYYRSKDKLYEAVLAHVLGGFMGEVSSSMDIDAPFPEQLRTMIATYTRMHYRQPDVCKLWLHENLNGAPVARDLLANRGGAFNAPRKAFAWIEAAVERGDIRPVDPLQFMFTFIGAVVIFLISRSTLSLYRPDLLDPDPVVREQLIEERIDHLFNLFYHGLQPR is encoded by the coding sequence ATGGGAAACGAAACCACACAGGCGGAACAGGCCATCTTCGATGCGGCCCTCACCGAGTTCGCGGCGCGCGGCAAGGACGGCGCGCGCATGCAGGACATTGCGGACCGGGCGGGCATGAACAAGGCCATGCTGCACTACTACTACCGCTCCAAGGACAAACTTTATGAGGCCGTGCTGGCCCACGTCCTGGGCGGGTTCATGGGGGAGGTGTCCTCGTCCATGGATATCGATGCGCCCTTTCCGGAGCAGCTCCGGACCATGATTGCCACGTACACGCGCATGCACTACCGGCAGCCGGACGTGTGCAAGTTGTGGCTGCACGAGAACCTGAACGGCGCCCCCGTGGCGCGCGACCTGCTGGCCAACCGGGGCGGCGCCTTCAATGCGCCCCGCAAGGCCTTTGCCTGGATTGAGGCCGCCGTCGAGCGCGGCGACATCCGTCCGGTGGATCCGCTCCAGTTCATGTTCACGTTCATCGGGGCGGTTGTGATTTTCCTGATTTCCCGTTCCACGCTCTCGCTCTACCGCCCGGACCTGCTGGACCCCGATCCGGTCGTGCGCGAGCAGCTCATTGAGGAACGGATTGACCACCTTTTCAACCTCTTCTACCATGGATTGCAACCCAGGTAA